The nucleotide sequence GTGGGCGACGACCACGTGGCCGAGTTCACCGAGCGCCTGGGCAAGATGGGCGGCCGCGTCGAGCGGGCCGGCCCCGCTTCCGATCCCTTCGCGACGGTGCGGTCGCGCTTCGATGGAGCGCGGGTGATCGCCTCCGCCGTGCCGGAATTCGCCGGAAACCGCGATCTCGCGGCCGTCCGCAAGCCGGGTGATCTGGCCGATGTGGACGTCGCGGTGGTGCGCGCCCGCTTCGGCGTGGCCGAGACCGGTTCGGTGCTGTTCACGCAGGACGACCTGATCGTGAACTCGGTCGCCTACCTTGCCCAGCACCTGATCGTGCTGCTCGATCCCGCCGATATCGTCGTGAATATCCAGGCGGCCTACAAAAGGCCCGACTTCGCCCAGGCAGCCTACGCCGTGCTCCATACCGGACCGTCGGCCACCGCCGACATCGAGGGCGTGCTGATTCACGGGGCTCAGGGCGTCCGCTCGCTCACGGTATTTCTGTTGCAGCGCAAAAAAGAGGCAGCCTGAAAGCGGAGCCCACGGACCGTTTCAGCGTTTGCGGCCAAATGCCTCGTTCAAGCGAGGCCGCGCCCCCGCAAATTTCCGGAGACCGACCGTGCGCTTCAAGCTCGGCTGCAGCCTCGCCTACGAGGTAAAGAGTCCGACTACCTTCATCTTCAATGTCGAGGTTGCGCATCTGCTAAGCCTCGACATCGTCGGCGAGAGCCTGACTCTGTCGCCCGATCTCGCGCGCCGGGTTTACGTCCATCCCGATCAGAAGAACCGCTATCTCGGCGTGAACGTGAAGCCTGGGCCGTTCTCCCTCGACTACAATGCCGAGGTCGCGCTCAGCGTGACCCGCGCCGATCCGGCGACCATCGGTGAAACGCCGGTCTCCGAACTGCCGCTCGATATCTTGCCCTTCCTTCTGCCGAGCCGCTTCGTCTCCTCCGATCGGCTGACGCCTTTCGCTCAGGCCGAGTTCGGCGCGCTCCCGAAGGGGCACGAGCGGGTCAACGCGATCTGCAACTGGATCCACGACCACATCGCGTACCAGCGCGGCGCCAGCGATGCCGAGACGACCGCCGACGAGACGCTGCTCAAGCGGGCGGGCGTCTGCCGCGACTTCGCCCACCTCGGAACCGCCTTCTGCCGGGCGCTCGGCATCCCGGCGCGCTTCGTCAGCTGCTACGCCTACGGTCTCGTGCCGCGCGACTTCCACGCTGTGTTCGAGGCCTATCTCGACGGACGCTGGTGGCTGTTCGATGCGACGCGCCAAGCCCATCTCGACGGGCTGGTGCGGATCGGTGTCGGACGGGACGCTGCCGAGATTGCCTTCTCGACGCCCTTCGGCGCGATGGAGCCGACCGGCATGGAAATCCGCATCGACCGGGCCGATGGCGGTCCGGAGCCGGCACAGCGGACGGTCGATGCCATCTCGACTGAGGCGCCGGCCCCGCATGCCGGCGCTGTGTGATCACGCTTTGCGATCGATGGTCGAGGCAAAAAATGAAATTTTTTGCATCGACGACGGATTAACCGGCAGGATCGTCCGTCTGTCTTGATGTTCGGGTTATCCGGACGAATCTCCAACTCAACCCGCCCGGTCCCATCCGCGGCGGGTTTTTCTTGTTCTCACCCCGATGCCGGGAGGCCGCGCAGATGATGCGCGACACCACCCGAGATATGTGGTATCAAAATACCGTAAGGCCAAGCGTCTTCGTTTCATTACGGTTTTCTGCGTTCCGAGCTGGGATCGCGCCTTGACGCCGCCGCAAATCCTCCGTAGTGACCCTTCCGCACGCCGCTGCGTCCTCACCCGACGCGGCGGCGCCTTGTTTCAAACGTCACCGGCACGGGAATCGGCCATGAAGACCACTTCGCTGAAGCCCGCCGACGTCGACAAGAAGTGGGTCGTGATCGACGCCGAGGGCCTCGTCGTGGGCCGTCTCGCTTCGATCGTGGCGATGCGCCTGCGCGGCAAGCACAAGGCCGCCTACACGCCCCACGTCGATTGCGGCGACAACGTCATCGTCATCAA is from Methylorubrum sp. B1-46 and encodes:
- a CDS encoding LUD domain-containing protein codes for the protein MSARDAILARLRTNRPVGDFPLPEVPTFAPLVGDDHVAEFTERLGKMGGRVERAGPASDPFATVRSRFDGARVIASAVPEFAGNRDLAAVRKPGDLADVDVAVVRARFGVAETGSVLFTQDDLIVNSVAYLAQHLIVLLDPADIVVNIQAAYKRPDFAQAAYAVLHTGPSATADIEGVLIHGAQGVRSLTVFLLQRKKEAA
- a CDS encoding transglutaminase family protein encodes the protein MRFKLGCSLAYEVKSPTTFIFNVEVAHLLSLDIVGESLTLSPDLARRVYVHPDQKNRYLGVNVKPGPFSLDYNAEVALSVTRADPATIGETPVSELPLDILPFLLPSRFVSSDRLTPFAQAEFGALPKGHERVNAICNWIHDHIAYQRGASDAETTADETLLKRAGVCRDFAHLGTAFCRALGIPARFVSCYAYGLVPRDFHAVFEAYLDGRWWLFDATRQAHLDGLVRIGVGRDAAEIAFSTPFGAMEPTGMEIRIDRADGGPEPAQRTVDAISTEAPAPHAGAV